GCAAATGAATTGATTGATAATGTGACTACAAATTTCGCCATTCAGGTTAAAAGTAAGCGGGGGCGGATCGAGAAGAAGCTTGAAGCGACCAATTCGCTGATTCATGTCGATGAAATTCATTTTACCAATGTTATTTCCAACCTTTTTGATAACGCCCTCAAATATTCCAACGGCGAACCCGTTATTTGTGTGAGTACAAAAAATGTTAAGAATGGTATTGTTATTTCAGTCAAGGACAACGGGATTGGTATCCGCAAAGAAAATCAAAAGCGGATTTTCGAAAAGTTTTACAGGGTCCATACCGGGAATATCCATACCGTCCGGGGTTTTGGCTTGGGATTAAGTTATGTAAAAAAGGTGGTGGAAGAGCATAATGGCAAAATTACCCTGGAAAGTGAAATAAATAAAGGTACTACTTTCCATATATTTTTGCCTACTGTGGTTGATAAATAAGAATATCTTTTACAAAGAGCAATAAGAATCAAAATGATTTTTACTGTTTCGCTCAGGTTTGGTATCTTTATTGCAGATATTCAGACCGACATGATCTGATTATGGAGAGTTAACACAAAGATGAAAACCGCAATGAAAGAAAGTTCAACAGGGTTTTTCATTTTTATTAAAATATACTGGGATGAATAAGGTAAAAATTTTGCTTGCAGAGGATGATGAAAATCTGGGTAATCTTTTAAGTGAATATTTGAAGGCCAAATCTTATGAAACCGATTTATTTACTGATGGAGAAAGTGCTTTTAAAAGTTTTGAAAAGACTTCTTACAATATTTGCATCTTGGATGTCATGATGCCTATCAAAGATGGTTTTACACTTGCCCGCGAAATCAGGATGATTAATAGTGATATCCCTATTATTTTCCTTACCGCCAAGGCAATGAAGGAAGATGTTTTTGAGGGTTTCAAAATTGGTGCTGACGATTATATTACCAAGCCCTTTAGCATGGAGGAACTGCTTTTCCGGATTGAAGCAATTTTACGCCGTACAAAAACCGACCAGCTGGTTACCAGTCAGACTGTTTTTAAACTGGGGAAATTCACTTTTGATGCCAATAAACAAATTTTGCAATCAGCAAAAAATAATTATAAGCTTACCACCAAAGAATCAGAACTGTTGCGTTTGTTGTGCAACAACATTAATTCTGTTTTGGAGCGGAATTTCGCACTTAAAACCATTTGGATTGAGGATACTTATTTTAATGCCCGCAGCATGGATGTTTACATCACCAAATTGAGAAAGTATCTTAAGGAAGACCCTTCAGTATCCATCATTAATGTTCATGGTAAAGGCTTTAAATTGATCATCACTTCTCCTGAATAATTTAGCCGGCCTGACAAATTGTGGAACAGCTGTTCAATCGACATGGAAAGCAAGACATTATTTTATAAAGATATAGGCGACATTCGCTTCATCAAGAACAATCATGTAAAAAATCTGAGTATTCGCCTGAAACCTTTTGAGGGTATTCGCGTGGTGGTACCACGTGGTTGTGATTTGCGCACTGCTCAGGAATTTGTGGCCAGGAAAATCCCCTGGATTAAAAAAAACCTGACAAAAGTTCAGGAAGCAGAAAATAAGTATACCATTTTTGACGAAAATACGGATTATTCCACCCAAAGTCATCAGCTTAAAATTATTTCCTGCAGTCAGAATGCTTTTAGGGTAAGTTTATCCAATGAATGGATAAAGGTTTTTTACCCTGAAACTTTGAATGTAAAAGATCCACGGGTACAATCCGCCGTGAGGCGGGGGATTGCCGAAGCACTCAGGATTGAAGCAAAAACATATATTCCTGGCAGGGTTCAACTTTTAGCAGAAAAGTTTGGCTTTCATTATAATCAGGTGACCATTAAAAATATAAAATCACGCTGGGGTAGTTGCTCGGGCGTGAACAACCTGAATTTCAGTTTGCATCTGATGCGTCTTCCTATTCCATTAGTAGATTTTGTGATACTTCACGAGCTTTGTCATACGGTCCATCACAACCATGGGCCAAAATTCTGGTCCCTTTTGCAGGAAGTAAGCGGAAATGCAAAAGGATACACTTCTGAAATGAAAAAGTTCAGGATAGAGATTTATTGAAAGGTAAGAAAATTAAGAATTTTCCGGATTATTAAGAATATTTTCCAGGCTTAAAACATATACCAGGGCTTTCTGGGCACCAAAAAGTTTTTCAAAAATTTGCAGAACGTTTTCTTTTACAGTGGTTTGCCAATCCAGGTAAGACAAAGTGCAGAGCTTTCCCATTTCCCTTTTTTCAAAAAAACGTTGCAGCATATTAATGCTGTCATGAAATGAGATAAAGGCCTTAATGGAAATCCTCAATTCGTTGCTTAGTAAATTATCTATAAGCCTTATTTCTTCAGGCATAATTTCAGCGGTGACCTGATAAAAATTGACAAAAGAATTTTCCCAATTGATGTAATGCATCAAATAATTGGAGATTTTAAAAACTTCTTTGTTATCTTCCTGATCCAATGCTTTAAGGAAAATCCCTTTCAATTCCTTTCTGTAGTTGGCTTTAATCCTGTCGTCAATGATATTGGATATTTCGGCTATATTTTTTTCATAGTCGTTACTGAAAGTGCTGAGTGAAAAATCCTTATCCTCAAAGGGATGTTTCAGCACGATGATCTGGTTGATCACTTTGATTTCATCGTTGATCAGATGGAAAAAGGGGAATAATTCTGACTGTTTGATATTTTGCAGCTGTTGATCAGAGAAAAAGCCGGCAGAGAACAGATTATTCAGATTTTCATCAGAATGGGTTATCCGGTCAATATCACTGCGGTAAATCTTCAGGGCTTCATTGATTTTGCTTTTAACCTGTGCTTTTTGTCCCTTAACGATAAGTTGTACATACAGAGGATAAAATTCTTCATTTTTATAGATTCTGGTTTTAGCTCTTTTATTCAGATAATGTTTAACGGTGATCTTTTTGCTTTCCATACCTTCGTTTAATTCCGGCGTTCTTATATTTTCTTAAGGTTTTCAAATCAAATATAGAGTTTTTTATAAATTTAAGCAAAAGCCTGTGTATAAAGTTGCCTTCGACTCTGCTCAGGCAAAACGACTCCGGGGTAAATTCAGAAAATACAACCACTGTGGCACTAAGGGCACGGAGAAATAATGAGAAATATTCCTCTGTGCCTTCTCTGTGTATCTCTGTGTTATCGTATTTATATTTTTATAGTTAATTATTTCACAGAGTTCCACAGAGGAATTTCACAGAGAGCCACAGAGTCCCCTGTTTTAAAGTTCCAGGATTTTCCTTCGTGAAGCGTTAAAAAATAGAATCTTTTTTGACTGCATTCCGTTCAAGCGAAACCGATGTCAAGCGGTGATACGCCAGCTGGCGGACCTATTCGCTCATTGGCGAATAACGCAGTCACAGTCTTTTTTGTGACGACAATTTAGCGAAGCGATCTCATTATCCAATATTTTATGGAGAATAAAAAGAAGAATAAAGTTTTCAAAGGCAAATACAACCACAGAGGCACTAAGGGCACAGAAAAATCATAAAATATTTCTTAGTGAACTCCGTGCCATTTAGTGGTTATTACCAGGAATCAGTTATTTGATTGATTGTCAGGAATGGAGGTTTATAAAAAAAGAAAGCCTTGAAAAATTTCAAGGCTTTCGAGTTGTCCAACCAAGACTCGAACTTGGGCCGACAGAACCAAAATCTGCTGTGCTACCATTACACCATTGGACAATTTTATTTAAGGCTTGGCAAAAGTACAAAAAATTATATTCCCAGCAACCTTAATAAAAATATTTTTAATAAAAGTCTTTTATTTTGCTATGTTCAAATGTTACATGCCTTTTACAAGGTAGATTTTCAGGGATTTACTTCTTCCAAACCATCGGTTTTCATCACCCACTTTTTCCCCACCATGTTTTCATCCCAGGTGCCGGAAACATTTTTAATGTCATGAAGAATTTCGCTCATGTTAGGGTTAATGAAAACCTTATAGTTTTCAGGTATTTCCAGTGTGATTGAAATATTGGGGAATGTCCATTTAGCATTTACAGGGAGATTGAAGTGATCATCCATCAGGAGGAGGGAATCCTTTTGTTCCCAGGAATAGATTATTTTTTGGGCATTCTGTGCTGCAATGTTTCTGTCCATTCCATGAGCCTCCTTTTTGATCAGGAGTTTTATCTGACCGTCATCGCTTTTTTCAATGGTAAAAGTTGGTTCCCCATAAATTTTATCCGCATGGTCAGTGACCAATATACGGCTGTGCCCATGATAGAACCACGAATCTATATTCAGTGTCTGCGGTTTACTTTCATTTACTTGAAGATAGAGGGTATTGGCAGGGTTTGCTTTCAACGGACAGGTCTGGGTTACCGTTTCATATTGGGCATAATTGCGGGCTTCTGTGAAGAACAGGGCAATCAGGGTCAGGATGCTGATAAACCATAAAACCAGTGCAGTTATTCCAATGTTTTTGTCGTTGGCTTTAAAGTGGAAAATGATTTTTGACCCTGCATAAATCAAAGCCACCAGTGGAACTGTTAACGCAATGATCAAACAGATGATTACCAGGGTTACATTCCCGGAACTGACAAAAAGATTTACCAGTTGTGGGAAAGAAACTTCCACGTTATTCAACGAACCCCAGAAAAGATCATGATGGAAAGGAAGGAACGTGAAGAAAAATAAAAGGGCCACACCTACCAGGATAAAGATGATCCCCATAAACAGGGCAAATATTTTCAGGCAGGTCCGGATAATTTTGCCCATAACATGCACCATATCATTGAATCCATCCGATCTTACGGTTTTTTTCACGTTATTCACCGCATCATTGTACTCATTGCGGATATTGGAAACATTAATTTCTTTCCCGCGCATTTCAAGTTTCTGGGCCGTAGTTAAAGCCTTGGGAACAACCAGCCAGAGGACAAGGTAGACAATTCCCATGACACCGAATCCGAAGAAAAGGATTACAAATAAAACTCTTATAATAACCGGATCTATATTCATGTAGGCGCCTAATCCTCCGCAAACACCTCCTAAAACAGCATTATCCGGATCGCGGTAAAAACGTTTGGAATAATAATTATTTGTAGTTGTTTTTCCCCCTGTTTTTTGTTTGGCCGGTTCACCGGATGTTTCCTTATCTTCACGGAAATCTTCGGGTTCCCCCATAATTTTGATGGCCTCCGAAACATCGTCCAGGCAAATTACTTCTTTCTGTTCTTTAAGCCTGACACTAAAAAGTTCGGCTATACGGGCTTCAACATCATCGATGATTTCCTTTTTTTCGGATTCATTTTCGAAATAATCGCCAATTTGAGCCAGGTAAGTTTTCAGTTTATCGTATGCATCCTCGTCAATGGTAAAAGCCATTCCGCCCAGGTTGATTTTTATCGTCTTTTTCATTTTATTGTGATTTACTGGTTAGGGTTTTGTCTGATGGAATCAACGGCGTCAACCAGTTCCTTCCAGGATTGGTCCAGCTCTTTGAGAAATTCGACACCTTCAGGAGTAAGGGAATAATATTTTCTGGGCGGTCCCTGAGGTGATTCCTCCCAGCGATAACTCAACAACCCTGCATTTTTTTGGCGGGTTAGTATAGGATACATAGTTCCTTCCACAACAATTAATTTGGATTTCTTGAGTTCATTGATGAGGTCCGATGCATAGGAATCATTTTTCGACAGTATGGACAAAATGCAGTACTCCAGGACTCCTTTACGCATCTGGGCTTTAATATTTTCAGTATTCATGGCTATTGAATTTAAAGCTTATTTTTTTTCTTGATGTTCTTAAATTCTTTACTGACATTCTTTTTGATATCCTGGAAAGAGGGGGCCTGGCCACGCATTTCTTCTTTTTGTTCAGGCGTTTTGGCTTCGGGAATAATTATCCACATCAGCAGGTATATCAACAACCCCGATCCATACAAGAGGAACAGGATAATAAAAAGTATTCTCATGAATATGGGATCGAAATTCCAGAATGCTCCAATGCCGCCGCATACTCCACCAAGCACCCTGTTGTCGGGATCCCGGTACATCCGTTTGTAGGGCTTTGTGCTCTGAGCTTCGGGCTGTTTGAAGTTCCCGCCTTCGCCAAATTCTTCAGGTGAACCAATGGTTTTTATGACTTCCTGCACATCTTCAATGTTGATCACCTCTTTACCTTTCCTTAATTTTTGCTGGAAAATTTCGGCAATCCGGCTTTCTATATCTTTGAGGATCTCCTGTTTTTCTGCAATTATATCCAGGCGTTCCTCTATGCTGCCCAGGTAGGTTTCCAGTTCGCGGTACGCATCTTCGTCAATGTTGAAGATCAGTTGATTAAGGTTGACTGTTAAAGTTGTTTTCATCGTATAATTATTTTAGGGTTTACTAAAGTTTAATACAAAGATATATAAAAATAAATATACATTGTATTACATAGTAGTAAAAAATTAAGATTATTTTTAAAAATTAAATACCTGTTGATCCTATAAAAGATAGGACCTGTAATTTACAACAAATTAAGGTATTGGGAAAAAGTTTGAATGTAATTTTAAATTTATCCCCTGTTTAAGGAATTATCCGGTGATAAGGGGACTGGCATAAAGTGTGGCGGTATTCGTTAAGTTAAGCCTGCAATTCAACCGGTACAGAAATGTAAGTACAGCCTTGAAAGGAGAAATATTTATCAAAGAATAATTCATGGAATTATAGAATTTCTTCAAGGAAGTATTGATATATTTAAAAATTATTCAACCTAAAATTTTATATTATGAAATTGCTGAATTACAAAGTTTTATTATTAATTCTGTTTATAAATGCAGGATCAGCCTCTTTGTTTGCACGCATAAAAATGCCTGCAATTTTTGGAAATGATATGGTTTTGCAGCAAAAAACAAACGTTTCGGTTTGGGGATGGTCTAATCCGAGTGCAACTGTAAAAATTGTTACTTCATGGAACAAAAAAATCTATTCCTGTAAGGCAGGGGCAAATGGTGAATGGAGGACAAAAGTTTCTACTCCTGCTGCCGGCGGGCCCTACGAAATAACCATCAGTGACGGGGAAACGGTGAGGATAAAAAATATCCTGATTGGAGAAGTTTGGTTATGTTCGGGACAATCGAACATGGAAATGCCGGTGAAAGGATTTAGAAGCCAGCCGGTATTAGGCTCCAATGAGGCCATTGTAGCCAGTAAAAATAACAAGATAAGGCTTTTCAATGCGAAAAGGGCTACCAGCACCACTCCGCAAACAAACTTTTCAGGGAACTGGAATGAATGCAATCCCGAGACAGTGGCTGATTTCAGTGCAAGTGCCTATTTCTTTGGGAAGATGTTGAACCAGGTACTGGATGTCCCTGTAGGTTTGATCTGTTCATGTTGGGGAGGTACTCCTATAGAGGCA
The sequence above is drawn from the Bacteroidota bacterium genome and encodes:
- a CDS encoding response regulator transcription factor, producing MNKVKILLAEDDENLGNLLSEYLKAKSYETDLFTDGESAFKSFEKTSYNICILDVMMPIKDGFTLAREIRMINSDIPIIFLTAKAMKEDVFEGFKIGADDYITKPFSMEELLFRIEAILRRTKTDQLVTSQTVFKLGKFTFDANKQILQSAKNNYKLTTKESELLRLLCNNINSVLERNFALKTIWIEDTYFNARSMDVYITKLRKYLKEDPSVSIINVHGKGFKLIITSPE
- a CDS encoding SprT family zinc-dependent metalloprotease; the protein is MESKTLFYKDIGDIRFIKNNHVKNLSIRLKPFEGIRVVVPRGCDLRTAQEFVARKIPWIKKNLTKVQEAENKYTIFDENTDYSTQSHQLKIISCSQNAFRVSLSNEWIKVFYPETLNVKDPRVQSAVRRGIAEALRIEAKTYIPGRVQLLAEKFGFHYNQVTIKNIKSRWGSCSGVNNLNFSLHLMRLPIPLVDFVILHELCHTVHHNHGPKFWSLLQEVSGNAKGYTSEMKKFRIEIY
- a CDS encoding PspC domain-containing protein produces the protein MKKTIKINLGGMAFTIDEDAYDKLKTYLAQIGDYFENESEKKEIIDDVEARIAELFSVRLKEQKEVICLDDVSEAIKIMGEPEDFREDKETSGEPAKQKTGGKTTTNNYYSKRFYRDPDNAVLGGVCGGLGAYMNIDPVIIRVLFVILFFGFGVMGIVYLVLWLVVPKALTTAQKLEMRGKEINVSNIRNEYNDAVNNVKKTVRSDGFNDMVHVMGKIIRTCLKIFALFMGIIFILVGVALLFFFTFLPFHHDLFWGSLNNVEVSFPQLVNLFVSSGNVTLVIICLIIALTVPLVALIYAGSKIIFHFKANDKNIGITALVLWFISILTLIALFFTEARNYAQYETVTQTCPLKANPANTLYLQVNESKPQTLNIDSWFYHGHSRILVTDHADKIYGEPTFTIEKSDDGQIKLLIKKEAHGMDRNIAAQNAQKIIYSWEQKDSLLLMDDHFNLPVNAKWTFPNISITLEIPENYKVFINPNMSEILHDIKNVSGTWDENMVGKKWVMKTDGLEEVNP
- a CDS encoding PadR family transcriptional regulator, with protein sequence MNTENIKAQMRKGVLEYCILSILSKNDSYASDLINELKKSKLIVVEGTMYPILTRQKNAGLLSYRWEESPQGPPRKYYSLTPEGVEFLKELDQSWKELVDAVDSIRQNPNQ
- a CDS encoding PspC domain-containing protein, which translates into the protein MKTTLTVNLNQLIFNIDEDAYRELETYLGSIEERLDIIAEKQEILKDIESRIAEIFQQKLRKGKEVINIEDVQEVIKTIGSPEEFGEGGNFKQPEAQSTKPYKRMYRDPDNRVLGGVCGGIGAFWNFDPIFMRILFIILFLLYGSGLLIYLLMWIIIPEAKTPEQKEEMRGQAPSFQDIKKNVSKEFKNIKKKNKL
- a CDS encoding sialate O-acetylesterase; amino-acid sequence: MKLLNYKVLLLILFINAGSASLFARIKMPAIFGNDMVLQQKTNVSVWGWSNPSATVKIVTSWNKKIYSCKAGANGEWRTKVSTPAAGGPYEITISDGETVRIKNILIGEVWLCSGQSNMEMPVKGFRSQPVLGSNEAIVASKNNKIRLFNAKRATSTTPQTNFSGNWNECNPETVADFSASAYFFGKMLNQVLDVPVGLICSCWGGTPIEAWTSEMGLKPFSEIKIPAKEDSAKVNSHSATVLFNAMIAPVVGYGIRGSIWYQGEANRNNPDLYEKEMPALVGDWRSKWGIGDFAFYYAQIAPYDYGKSGLNSAYLREAQLNALKEIPNSGMATLMDIGEKNCIHPSHKEITGDRLAYLALAQTYNIKGIGYSGPTFKSMTTTGGKIKIEFDHAANGLTAYGKELSCFEVAGN